One segment of Thermoanaerobacter kivui DNA contains the following:
- the cbiT gene encoding precorrin-6Y C5,15-methyltransferase (decarboxylating) subunit CbiT → MWQYMTPGIPDEYFIRGNVPMTKEEIRALSISKLRLKEDSIIWDIGAGTGSVSIEAALISKKGVVYSIEKEEEGIALVKENIKRFNVENIVVVAGEAPDALLDLPSPDRIFVGGTGDKMYQIFDIAAAKLKEDGIITVNGITLDTAYSAHNYFKQRGYSVQTICVNVSVSKEAGDKTIMTARNPVYIITAKKREG, encoded by the coding sequence ATGTGGCAATATATGACACCGGGAATTCCCGATGAATATTTTATAAGAGGCAATGTACCCATGACAAAAGAAGAGATACGAGCTTTGTCAATATCAAAGTTGAGGCTTAAAGAAGACAGTATAATATGGGATATTGGTGCAGGTACAGGTTCTGTTTCTATTGAGGCTGCTTTAATATCAAAAAAAGGCGTTGTCTATTCTATAGAAAAAGAAGAAGAAGGAATAGCGCTTGTAAAAGAAAACATCAAAAGATTCAATGTAGAAAATATTGTTGTGGTAGCCGGTGAAGCGCCTGATGCCCTTTTAGATTTGCCTTCTCCTGACAGGATATTTGTTGGAGGAACAGGGGATAAAATGTATCAAATATTTGATATTGCTGCAGCTAAATTAAAAGAAGACGGGATAATTACAGTTAATGGGATTACGCTTGATACAGCATATTCTGCCCATAATTATTTTAAACAAAGAGGCTACAGCGTTCAGACAATATGTGTGAATGTTTCCGTATCCAAAGAGGCGGGAGATAAGACGATAATGACGGCGAGAAATCCTGTTTACATAATAACAGCTAAGAAAAGAGAGGGATAG
- the cobD gene encoding threonine-phosphate decarboxylase CobD, which translates to MKPYEHGGNVYDYEGEIIDFSSNINPLGVPEWVFDIIKKVDLTKYPDIKYRKLKKAISQYVGYSQENIIVGNGAAELIHLFVRAFKVKRPLIPSPAFLEYERAVNINGGEPIYFRLEEDYGFKVNLAKLLSQMEEADALIIGNPNNPTGQAIIREEIGILLKKAEILNIPVMIDEAFIEFMKDYKNYEALPLIKRHNKLFVVRAVTKFFGMPGVRLGYGIGSPSLIQKLEEHKEPWTVNTFAEAIGRELFKDKTYIEKTREYIHREIDYMLYALRKIDYLVAFDTKVNFLLLKLKTGSVDDLKQMLLKRGILIRDASNFRYLDKSFFRVAIKKRQENEKLLQSLEEINMKNLMENKERVVI; encoded by the coding sequence ATGAAGCCTTATGAGCATGGCGGAAATGTTTATGACTATGAAGGAGAAATAATTGATTTTAGCTCAAATATAAATCCTCTTGGGGTGCCGGAATGGGTTTTTGATATTATCAAAAAAGTTGATTTGACAAAATATCCGGATATAAAATATCGAAAACTTAAAAAGGCGATTTCACAGTATGTGGGGTATTCGCAAGAAAATATAATTGTTGGGAATGGTGCGGCAGAGCTTATACACCTTTTTGTGAGAGCATTTAAGGTGAAGAGACCTCTCATTCCATCTCCTGCTTTTTTGGAATATGAAAGGGCAGTTAACATAAACGGTGGTGAACCGATATATTTCAGGCTGGAAGAAGACTATGGGTTTAAAGTAAATCTTGCAAAACTTCTTTCACAAATGGAAGAGGCGGATGCTTTAATCATTGGGAATCCCAACAATCCTACAGGACAAGCCATAATAAGAGAAGAAATAGGAATTTTATTAAAAAAAGCAGAGATTTTGAACATACCTGTCATGATAGATGAAGCTTTTATTGAATTTATGAAGGACTACAAAAACTATGAAGCTTTGCCCCTTATAAAAAGACACAATAAATTGTTTGTTGTAAGAGCTGTAACAAAATTTTTCGGTATGCCAGGAGTGAGATTAGGGTATGGAATTGGAAGTCCTTCTTTAATACAAAAGTTAGAAGAGCACAAAGAACCTTGGACAGTAAATACCTTTGCAGAGGCGATAGGAAGAGAATTATTTAAAGACAAAACTTATATAGAAAAGACGAGAGAATATATCCACAGAGAAATAGACTATATGCTTTATGCTTTAAGAAAAATTGATTATTTAGTTGCTTTTGATACAAAAGTAAATTTCCTATTATTGAAGCTAAAAACGGGAAGCGTAGATGACCTTAAACAAATGCTTTTAAAAAGAGGAATTCTTATAAGAGATGCTTCTAATTTTAGATACCTCGACAAAAGCTTTTTTAGGGTTGCTATAAAAAAGCGCCAAGAGAATGAAAAACTTTTACAATCTCTTGAAGAAATAAATATGAAAAACCTGATGGAAAATAAAGAAAGGGTTGTAATATAG
- the cobM gene encoding precorrin-4 C(11)-methyltransferase, producing MVYFIGAGPGDPELITLKGMKVIQSCDVIIYAGSLVNKEILKYAKPEAEIYNSALMDLDEIIEVMVKSHKEGKDVARIHTGDPAIYGAIHEQIKRLEEKNIDYEVIPGVSSFLAAAAVLKKELTIPEITQTVIITRIGGRTKVPPEQDLKDLSRHRATMAIFLSVQDIDNVVLELKEGYEETTPVAVVYKATWEDQMIVTGTLNDISQKVKSKGIDKTAMILVGDFLKDIKSYSKLYDKEFSHSFRKKEDL from the coding sequence ATGGTTTATTTTATTGGTGCAGGGCCGGGAGACCCTGAACTTATAACATTAAAAGGGATGAAAGTCATACAGTCTTGTGATGTTATCATATACGCAGGGTCACTTGTCAATAAAGAGATATTGAAATACGCCAAACCAGAGGCTGAAATTTACAACAGCGCTTTAATGGACCTTGATGAAATAATTGAGGTTATGGTGAAATCCCACAAAGAGGGAAAAGATGTGGCAAGAATACACACAGGAGACCCTGCTATTTATGGTGCCATACATGAACAGATTAAAAGGCTGGAAGAGAAAAATATAGATTATGAAGTAATTCCTGGTGTTAGTTCTTTTTTGGCAGCAGCGGCAGTCTTGAAAAAAGAGCTGACGATTCCTGAAATAACTCAGACGGTGATTATAACACGAATAGGCGGAAGGACAAAAGTTCCTCCAGAGCAGGACTTAAAAGATTTATCCCGTCACAGAGCTACAATGGCGATATTTTTAAGCGTGCAGGACATTGACAATGTTGTTTTAGAGCTGAAAGAGGGTTATGAAGAGACTACTCCTGTTGCAGTTGTATACAAAGCCACTTGGGAAGACCAAATGATTGTTACAGGCACCCTTAATGATATTTCACAAAAGGTCAAATCAAAAGGGATAGATAAAACAGCTATGATACTTGTAGGAGATTTCTTGAAAGATATAAAATCTTATTCAAAGCTTTATGATAAGGAATTTTCTCATAGCTTCAGGAAGAAGGAAGATTTATGA
- a CDS encoding precorrin-8X methylmutase, with amino-acid sequence MSYITDPKEIEKRSFEIISQNIDETKFEKRELMIVKRVIHTTADFDFADIIKISDGAIDAGLKALKEGSTIVTDTKMVEAGINKKALKSIGASVKCYIDMPQVEELSKTYAITRSMASMVIASKDKKNKIFAIGNAPTALFKLCELVNSGEIKPYLVIGVPVGFVGAQEAKEEVKKLGIPYIITEGRKGGSTIAAAIVNALLYMIYN; translated from the coding sequence ATGAGCTATATTACTGACCCTAAAGAGATTGAAAAAAGAAGCTTTGAAATAATAAGCCAAAATATTGATGAGACAAAGTTTGAAAAAAGAGAACTTATGATTGTAAAAAGGGTTATCCACACAACAGCAGACTTTGACTTTGCTGACATAATAAAAATCTCTGATGGGGCAATAGATGCGGGTTTAAAAGCGCTAAAAGAAGGAAGTACAATTGTCACAGATACAAAAATGGTTGAAGCAGGAATAAACAAAAAGGCTTTAAAATCTATAGGAGCAAGTGTTAAATGTTATATTGATATGCCACAAGTAGAGGAGCTTTCAAAAACGTACGCCATTACAAGGTCAATGGCATCAATGGTTATAGCTTCAAAAGATAAAAAAAATAAAATATTTGCCATTGGCAATGCCCCAACAGCCCTTTTTAAACTTTGTGAACTTGTAAATTCTGGTGAAATAAAGCCTTACCTTGTAATTGGCGTTCCTGTTGGTTTTGTTGGAGCACAAGAAGCAAAAGAAGAAGTGAAAAAACTTGGAATTCCTTATATCATAACAGAAGGTAGAAAAGGTGGAAGCACAATAGCGGCTGCTATAGTTAATGCTCTTTTGTACATGATATATAATTAA
- the cobJ gene encoding precorrin-3B C(17)-methyltransferase codes for MGWIKVVGIGPGDINDMTLKAYNALKECDVVVGYTTYINLIKPLIEDKEVISSGMRKEVDRCKKAVELALQGKNICIVSSGDAGIYGMAGLMYEVVHKENIDLEIEVIPGVTALNSAAAILGAPVMQDFAVISLSDHLIPWQVIEKRLELSSQADFIIVLYNPKSKERPENLIKAQKIIMKYKKGDIPVGIVKNASREGQETVITTLKEMANHEIDMRTIIIIGNESTYVRNGKMITPRGYIL; via the coding sequence ATGGGATGGATTAAAGTCGTGGGAATAGGTCCCGGTGATATAAATGACATGACTCTTAAAGCCTACAATGCCTTAAAAGAATGTGATGTAGTTGTAGGATATACTACTTATATCAATCTTATTAAGCCTTTAATTGAAGACAAAGAGGTAATCTCATCAGGGATGAGAAAAGAAGTTGATAGATGTAAAAAAGCTGTTGAGTTGGCTTTACAGGGTAAAAATATATGCATTGTTTCCAGCGGTGATGCAGGCATATATGGCATGGCAGGGCTTATGTATGAGGTTGTCCATAAAGAAAACATAGATTTAGAAATAGAAGTAATACCGGGGGTAACTGCTTTAAATTCTGCGGCAGCCATACTGGGAGCGCCTGTAATGCAGGACTTTGCGGTGATAAGCCTTTCAGACCATTTGATACCTTGGCAGGTGATAGAAAAAAGGCTGGAACTTTCATCACAAGCTGATTTTATAATTGTCCTCTACAACCCTAAAAGCAAAGAAAGACCGGAAAACCTTATAAAAGCACAGAAAATTATTATGAAATATAAAAAAGGCGACATCCCTGTTGGGATAGTAAAAAATGCCTCAAGAGAAGGGCAAGAGACAGTAATTACTACATTAAAAGAGATGGCAAATCATGAAATTGATATGAGGACAATTATAATAATAGGAAATGAAAGTACTTATGTGCGAAATGGCAAAATGATAACGCCGAGGGGATATATTTTATGA
- the cobI gene encoding precorrin-2 C(20)-methyltransferase codes for MAKLYGIGVGPGEESLITLKAVKILQKVDVVIAPTSKGEGSIAYEIAKPYIKGDVVFMEFPMTYSKEDLKTKWEENVRKIKKLLDEGKDVAFITIGDPMIYSTYIYILKGIGDYESETIPGITSYSAAASRLNIPIAEGNETFAVIPSGDVKEISKALDMFDNVVLMKISRRYEEIVNLLKEKSFKGYLVIKCGHQDEEISYDLDKYIGKKIDYLSLIIAKKVK; via the coding sequence ATGGCAAAATTATACGGCATAGGAGTGGGACCGGGGGAGGAAAGCCTCATTACTTTAAAAGCTGTAAAAATACTTCAAAAGGTAGATGTGGTGATAGCGCCCACAAGCAAAGGAGAAGGAAGTATTGCGTATGAAATTGCAAAGCCTTATATAAAAGGCGATGTAGTATTTATGGAATTTCCCATGACGTACTCAAAAGAAGACCTCAAAACAAAGTGGGAGGAAAATGTTAGAAAAATCAAAAAGTTGCTTGATGAGGGAAAAGATGTAGCTTTTATAACAATAGGTGACCCCATGATTTATAGCACCTACATATACATTTTAAAAGGAATTGGGGATTATGAATCAGAGACGATTCCTGGAATTACCTCATATAGTGCAGCCGCTTCAAGGTTAAATATCCCAATTGCGGAGGGAAACGAGACTTTTGCAGTGATTCCGTCAGGAGATGTGAAGGAAATTTCAAAAGCACTTGATATGTTTGACAATGTAGTGTTGATGAAAATTTCGAGAAGATACGAAGAAATAGTAAATCTTCTTAAAGAAAAAAGCTTCAAAGGATACCTTGTGATAAAGTGCGGCCATCAAGATGAAGAAATATCCTACGACCTTGATAAATATATAGGAAAAAAGATAGACTATTTGTCACTCATTATTGCAAAGAAGGTGAAGTAA
- the cbiD gene encoding cobalt-precorrin-5B (C(1))-methyltransferase CbiD has product MEVYTIKEGKKLRYGYTTGSCAAAASKAAAYMLFTGKRIDTVEIDTPKGWHLILDVLDVTSGEGWVKCGIRKDGGDDPDATHGLIIYSKVELKEGEGIEVYGGEGVGVVTKPGLPVSPGKPAINPVPMSMILNEVKKVLPEGKGVRVTISVPGGEKVALKTFNPRLGIVGGISILGTSGIVEPMSEEALKASLEMELSILSAEGHKKVVFAPGNYGKEYALKEGIEERLIISYGNFLGFMLEKAVQYGFTHVVLAGHIGKLVKVAAGIFNTHSHVADARAEIMAAYAAHFGADKETVDKVLDSNTTEQALDIIEKAGINTKEFSQFIADRVYMKCRQYVYDQLNIEVQLISLKRGIIAKAGEKVKW; this is encoded by the coding sequence ATGGAGGTTTATACAATTAAAGAAGGTAAAAAGCTGAGATATGGCTATACTACTGGTTCTTGTGCGGCTGCTGCCTCAAAAGCTGCGGCTTACATGCTTTTTACAGGGAAGAGAATAGATACTGTAGAGATAGATACGCCAAAGGGGTGGCATCTTATCCTTGACGTATTAGATGTAACGTCAGGGGAAGGTTGGGTGAAGTGCGGCATAAGAAAAGACGGAGGCGATGACCCTGATGCAACCCACGGGCTTATAATATATTCAAAAGTGGAATTAAAAGAAGGAGAAGGAATCGAGGTATATGGGGGAGAGGGAGTAGGTGTTGTTACAAAACCGGGACTTCCTGTAAGCCCTGGGAAACCAGCTATTAATCCTGTTCCAATGTCCATGATTTTAAATGAAGTCAAAAAAGTACTGCCAGAAGGGAAAGGCGTAAGAGTTACCATAAGCGTGCCAGGGGGAGAAAAAGTAGCTTTAAAGACTTTTAATCCGCGGCTTGGAATAGTAGGAGGGATATCAATCCTTGGTACATCAGGGATTGTAGAGCCGATGTCTGAAGAAGCTTTAAAGGCGTCTCTTGAGATGGAACTTTCCATTCTTTCTGCTGAGGGACATAAAAAGGTAGTTTTTGCTCCGGGAAATTATGGCAAAGAATATGCTTTAAAAGAGGGCATTGAAGAAAGGCTCATCATATCTTATGGAAATTTCCTGGGGTTTATGTTGGAAAAGGCAGTACAATATGGCTTTACTCATGTAGTATTGGCAGGGCATATAGGAAAGCTCGTAAAAGTTGCAGCAGGCATATTTAACACCCATAGCCATGTTGCAGATGCGAGAGCAGAGATAATGGCGGCTTACGCAGCCCATTTTGGTGCAGACAAAGAGACTGTTGACAAAGTACTTGATTCAAATACAACCGAACAAGCGCTTGATATAATCGAAAAAGCGGGAATCAATACAAAAGAGTTCAGCCAGTTTATCGCTGACAGAGTCTACATGAAATGTAGGCAATATGTTTATGACCAATTAAATATCGAGGTTCAGCTCATTTCGCTAAAAAGAGGCATTATTGCAAAGGCAGGGGAGAAAGTAAAATGGTGA
- a CDS encoding ECF transporter S component, which produces MKEKANTLKNVKILTLVAMLIALSAVGALVKVFNTVAFDSMPGYFAALYLGAGYGALVISLGHLLTAITSGFPLGLTNHLYIAVQMAVYAYLFRFFYQKFNIYIAVIGATILNGPVAALLMVPIFGWGFFAAWVLPLTIASFANVFLAALIYKAIPKRSRE; this is translated from the coding sequence ATGAAAGAAAAAGCAAATACATTAAAAAATGTCAAAATTCTTACTCTTGTTGCCATGCTTATAGCCTTAAGTGCTGTAGGTGCCCTTGTAAAAGTTTTTAATACAGTTGCCTTTGACTCAATGCCAGGGTATTTTGCTGCGCTATACCTTGGAGCGGGGTATGGAGCCCTTGTGATAAGCTTAGGCCACCTGCTCACAGCAATCACTTCTGGATTTCCTTTAGGCCTTACAAACCACTTATACATAGCAGTGCAAATGGCAGTATACGCCTATTTATTTAGATTTTTTTATCAAAAGTTCAATATTTATATTGCTGTAATTGGTGCTACCATATTAAATGGCCCTGTTGCAGCCCTTTTGATGGTGCCTATATTCGGATGGGGATTTTTTGCGGCATGGGTACTTCCCCTAACAATTGCGTCATTTGCAAATGTATTTCTTGCAGCATTAATTTACAAAGCGATACCGAAAAGGAGTAGGGAATAA
- the cobU gene encoding bifunctional adenosylcobinamide kinase/adenosylcobinamide-phosphate guanylyltransferase, with protein sequence MKLIMVTGGARSGKSEFAEELALKEGGDNVLYIATSIPFDEEMKERIKRHKERRPPSWETKEAYKNLYEVISKSSAKVVLIDCLTVMITNFLMEVDLMWEKANIEEIDKIESQIAAEVEKILKAKKVFKGDIILVTNEVGMGLVPEYKLGRIFRDIAGRMNKKVAEAADEVYLMVSGIPLKIKG encoded by the coding sequence ATGAAGCTTATTATGGTTACAGGCGGTGCACGGTCTGGAAAAAGTGAATTTGCTGAAGAATTGGCTTTAAAAGAAGGAGGAGACAATGTCCTCTACATAGCTACTTCTATTCCTTTTGATGAAGAAATGAAGGAAAGAATTAAAAGGCATAAAGAAAGAAGGCCACCTTCATGGGAGACAAAAGAAGCGTACAAAAATTTATATGAAGTAATATCGAAAAGCAGTGCTAAAGTTGTATTAATTGATTGCCTTACAGTTATGATTACAAATTTTTTAATGGAAGTCGATTTGATGTGGGAAAAGGCAAATATAGAGGAAATTGATAAAATAGAAAGTCAAATTGCCGCTGAAGTGGAAAAAATTTTGAAAGCTAAAAAAGTTTTTAAAGGAGATATAATCCTTGTGACAAATGAAGTAGGGATGGGATTAGTGCCAGAATACAAACTGGGCAGGATATTTAGAGATATAGCAGGCAGGATGAATAAAAAAGTGGCGGAGGCTGCAGATGAGGTTTATTTGATGGTGTCAGGAATACCGCTTAAAATAAAGGGATGA
- the cbiG gene encoding cobalt-precorrin 5A hydrolase, translating into MRIAIIALTKNASKLANEIGQKLKGDVYVKEKYAVSGNYAIEGDFVEFVHKIFSKYEGLVFVMATGIVVRAIAGVVKDKFTDPAVVVVDEKGRFAISLLSGHVGGANRLALEVASAIGAQPVITTATDVEGVISLDVIAKDYGYQIENIEDLKKVSAALVNGENVRFVFDEDVEEIPLLKDYVKNDDDGEVDAFVYVTDKEIKKLLEKPYVILRPKNIVIGLGCKKGIAFEDLRTFVSETFKNLNLSLKSIKSIATIDIKKEEKGIHQLAEFLKVPVVFYTKEDLKKVENKFPISDFVFHTVGVGSVARPSAYLSSDGGKEIAYLKKDGITLAIYKSRKKD; encoded by the coding sequence ATGAGAATAGCGATAATTGCTCTTACAAAAAATGCTTCAAAGCTGGCGAATGAGATTGGCCAAAAATTAAAAGGGGACGTGTATGTAAAAGAAAAATACGCCGTTTCAGGAAACTATGCAATAGAAGGAGATTTTGTGGAGTTTGTTCACAAAATATTCAGCAAATATGAGGGTCTTGTTTTTGTAATGGCTACAGGGATTGTGGTAAGAGCAATTGCAGGGGTGGTGAAGGACAAATTTACTGACCCTGCTGTTGTGGTAGTAGATGAAAAAGGGAGGTTTGCAATAAGCCTTTTATCGGGCCATGTTGGTGGTGCAAATAGGCTCGCTTTAGAGGTTGCTTCTGCAATCGGAGCACAGCCTGTTATAACCACTGCAACAGACGTGGAGGGGGTCATCTCCTTAGATGTTATTGCCAAAGATTACGGGTACCAAATTGAAAATATAGAGGATTTAAAAAAGGTCAGTGCAGCCCTTGTAAATGGAGAAAATGTACGCTTTGTCTTTGATGAAGATGTTGAGGAAATACCTTTACTAAAAGATTATGTAAAAAACGATGATGACGGTGAAGTTGATGCTTTTGTTTATGTAACTGACAAAGAAATAAAAAAACTGTTAGAAAAACCTTATGTTATATTAAGGCCTAAAAATATAGTTATTGGCTTAGGATGTAAAAAAGGAATAGCTTTTGAGGATTTGCGTACCTTTGTTAGTGAAACCTTTAAAAACTTAAATTTAAGCTTAAAAAGCATCAAGTCAATTGCTACTATAGATATAAAAAAAGAAGAAAAAGGGATACATCAGTTGGCGGAATTTTTAAAAGTTCCTGTTGTTTTTTACACAAAAGAAGATTTAAAAAAAGTAGAAAACAAATTTCCTATTTCGGATTTCGTTTTTCATACAGTGGGAGTTGGAAGTGTTGCAAGGCCTTCTGCTTATTTATCTAGTGATGGTGGCAAAGAGATAGCATATCTTAAAAAGGATGGGATAACACTTGCTATATATAAATCCAGAAAGAAGGATTGA
- the cobK gene encoding precorrin-6A reductase, producing the protein MILVLAGTKDGREVAERLKLKGMEVIASTVTDYGASLFSEGIKVHKGALGEVSLIEFIYKNNIDILVDATHPFAKDVSINAINACNKTGIKYIRYERKSLYYDNAIVVENFEEAAEKCKEYHSIFLTVGSKNLEKFKFLWEMGKKVTARVLPLSSVIKKCEDLGLKPKDIIAMEGPFTKELNYQMFKERNAEVIVTKDSGIVGGVLQKFEAAKMLNIPVILIKRPDINYPVVVTDVDSLIKEVTKSGHKQY; encoded by the coding sequence ATGATACTGGTTTTAGCAGGTACAAAAGACGGAAGAGAGGTTGCAGAAAGATTAAAGCTTAAAGGTATGGAGGTTATAGCAAGTACAGTGACAGATTATGGTGCAAGCCTTTTTAGTGAGGGAATTAAAGTCCACAAAGGCGCACTGGGTGAAGTAAGCCTCATTGAGTTTATTTATAAAAACAACATAGACATTTTAGTTGATGCAACGCATCCTTTTGCAAAAGATGTAAGCATAAATGCTATAAATGCCTGTAACAAAACTGGCATCAAGTATATAAGGTATGAAAGAAAAAGCCTTTATTACGATAATGCCATTGTAGTTGAAAATTTCGAAGAAGCAGCTGAGAAATGCAAAGAATACCACAGCATTTTTTTGACTGTAGGCAGTAAAAACCTCGAAAAATTTAAGTTTCTCTGGGAAATGGGGAAAAAGGTGACGGCAAGAGTGCTGCCTTTAAGTAGTGTCATAAAAAAGTGTGAAGATTTAGGATTAAAACCAAAAGATATAATAGCGATGGAGGGCCCTTTTACCAAAGAGCTTAATTATCAAATGTTTAAAGAAAGGAATGCGGAAGTAATTGTGACAAAAGACAGTGGCATTGTGGGAGGAGTTTTGCAGAAGTTTGAAGCCGCTAAAATGCTCAATATACCTGTCATCCTTATAAAAAGGCCTGATATAAATTATCCTGTTGTAGTAACAGATGTTGACAGTCTCATAAAAGAGGTGACAAAAAGTGGACATAAACAATATTAA
- the cbiE gene encoding precorrin-6y C5,15-methyltransferase (decarboxylating) subunit CbiE yields MVTIVGIGPGNKKFITPYALEKIKEADVLVGGKRHLKEFEDIDCEKIAINASTDYQHILNKKGNIVILASGEPSLYGITEVILKYVDKSQLEIIPGISSIQYMCAKLKITMNHLTVVSLHGRSEDLVKKVKKNEKVAVLTDNTHTPQFIAALLKEENLYDRKIYVGENLSYDSERIYSFTVEELLNSNKKFDLNVVVITCGNI; encoded by the coding sequence ATGGTGACAATTGTGGGAATAGGTCCGGGAAACAAAAAATTCATTACTCCCTATGCCCTTGAAAAAATAAAAGAGGCGGATGTGCTGGTGGGAGGAAAGCGCCATCTTAAGGAATTTGAAGATATTGATTGTGAAAAGATTGCGATAAACGCTTCAACAGATTACCAACATATACTCAATAAAAAAGGCAATATTGTCATTTTGGCATCAGGAGAGCCGTCTTTGTACGGCATAACCGAAGTAATTTTAAAGTACGTGGACAAAAGCCAATTAGAAATAATTCCAGGTATAAGTTCAATACAATACATGTGTGCAAAACTTAAAATAACAATGAATCATTTAACAGTTGTAAGCTTACACGGCCGCAGTGAGGATTTGGTAAAAAAAGTAAAAAAAAATGAAAAAGTTGCTGTTTTGACTGATAACACTCATACACCACAATTTATTGCAGCCTTATTGAAAGAAGAAAATTTGTATGATAGAAAAATATACGTTGGTGAAAATCTGTCTTACGACAGCGAAAGAATTTACTCTTTTACAGTAGAGGAACTTTTAAACAGTAATAAAAAATTTGATTTAAATGTAGTGGTGATAACATGTGGCAATATATGA
- a CDS encoding sirohydrochlorin chelatase produces MEKALLIIAHGSRIEKTREVVYKVIDRIKSLKKYKDVKAGFMEFNEPDISTSIKEFVEEGIYDIIAVPMFLFEGNHILHDIPEVFEKEKEKYPGLSIKFARSIGYDDRIADIILERAQEIE; encoded by the coding sequence ATGGAAAAAGCATTACTCATAATAGCACATGGAAGTCGCATTGAAAAAACGCGAGAGGTGGTATACAAAGTTATAGATAGGATAAAGAGCCTAAAGAAATACAAAGACGTGAAAGCAGGGTTTATGGAATTTAACGAGCCTGATATATCTACCTCTATAAAAGAGTTTGTAGAAGAAGGAATTTATGACATCATTGCAGTTCCAATGTTTTTATTTGAAGGGAACCATATACTGCACGACATACCTGAGGTTTTTGAAAAAGAAAAAGAAAAATATCCGGGGCTTTCCATTAAGTTTGCAAGGTCTATTGGCTATGATGACAGGATTGCGGACATAATACTTGAAAGGGCGCAAGAGATAGAATAA
- a CDS encoding AIR synthase related protein, producing the protein MIERYRDLVIIYENDVAYVISCDSLGAIGNKEHDVLKVDEEIVGRTTVKVALSEALCVGAKPLVISDTLSVEMNPTGEKILRGIKSELEENGLLDIVFTGSTEENFPTSMTGIGITVIAKANVCDLKIKKVKAGLHVSLLGYPRVGSEVLSSNDVLTLKDYVKISNSKKIIEAIPVGSKGIKYEIGILEKISGLKVEANFPQHLDVLKSGGPSTCCLVVHSEEDTASIKRLTDKPLTYIGNLI; encoded by the coding sequence GTGATTGAGAGATACAGAGATTTAGTGATAATTTATGAAAATGATGTGGCATATGTGATATCTTGTGACAGCCTCGGAGCAATAGGGAATAAAGAGCATGATGTATTAAAAGTTGATGAAGAGATTGTAGGGAGGACTACTGTAAAAGTAGCTCTTTCGGAGGCTTTATGTGTAGGAGCAAAGCCTCTTGTTATATCAGATACTTTATCTGTTGAAATGAATCCCACAGGAGAAAAAATTTTAAGAGGCATAAAAAGTGAGCTTGAGGAGAACGGGCTTTTAGACATAGTTTTTACAGGAAGTACTGAAGAAAATTTCCCCACATCTATGACAGGTATAGGGATTACAGTAATAGCAAAAGCAAATGTTTGTGATTTAAAGATAAAAAAAGTTAAAGCAGGTTTGCATGTTTCTCTTTTAGGATATCCCCGCGTGGGAAGTGAAGTCTTAAGCTCAAACGATGTGCTTACATTGAAAGACTATGTAAAAATTTCTAACTCTAAAAAAATAATAGAAGCAATACCGGTGGGTTCAAAAGGGATAAAATATGAAATTGGCATATTAGAGAAAATATCGGGATTAAAGGTGGAGGCGAATTTTCCACAACATCTTGATGTATTAAAATCAGGAGGTCCTTCTACCTGCTGCCTTGTAGTCCACAGCGAAGAAGATACAGCATCTATTAAAAGACTGACAGACAAACCTTTAACATATATTGGAAATCTAATTTAG